The Buchnera aphidicola (Chaetosiphella stipae setosa) genome has a window encoding:
- a CDS encoding RluA family pseudouridine synthase, with translation MILQTTKLSFFQIDKISFNQRIDNFLIKKFKKIPKSKLYNLIRKGKIRINKKRIKPRYKLQIGDIIKVPPLKINKFHHSKKNFDKKHYKIILKNILYEDKNLLVINKISGISVHGGSGIKFGIIEILRLLKPKEKYLELIHRLDRYTSGILMVAKKKSSLLYFHEQFRKQTIKKEYVALVHGNTLFQKKVINNSLLKNNILKKKKMVTVNITGKVSTTIFIKKKSTSQFSLISIFPLTGRTHQIRVHAAYIGHPIVLDNRYGKNVLDKNINFKKNNNLFLHAKKITFIHPISKKKITLCAPLNKNFKKIIEKIF, from the coding sequence ATGATTCTTCAAACAACAAAACTTTCTTTTTTTCAAATTGATAAAATTAGTTTTAATCAAAGAATAGATAATTTTTTAATAAAAAAATTTAAAAAAATTCCTAAAAGCAAATTATATAATTTAATTAGAAAAGGAAAAATCAGAATTAATAAAAAAAGAATTAAACCAAGATATAAATTACAAATCGGAGATATAATTAAAGTTCCACCATTAAAAATAAATAAATTTCATCATTCTAAAAAAAATTTTGATAAAAAACATTATAAAATAATATTAAAAAATATTTTATATGAAGATAAAAATCTTTTAGTAATTAATAAAATATCAGGAATTTCTGTACATGGAGGAAGTGGAATAAAATTTGGAATTATTGAAATACTAAGATTATTAAAACCGAAAGAAAAATATTTAGAATTAATTCATCGTTTAGATAGATATACTTCTGGAATTTTAATGGTGGCTAAAAAAAAATCTTCTTTACTATATTTTCATGAACAATTTAGAAAACAAACTATTAAAAAAGAATATGTTGCTCTTGTCCATGGAAATACCTTATTTCAAAAAAAAGTTATTAATAATTCATTATTAAAAAATAATATTTTAAAAAAAAAAAAAATGGTGACTGTGAATATTACAGGTAAAGTATCAACAACTATTTTTATAAAAAAAAAATCCACATCACAATTTAGTTTAATTTCTATTTTTCCTTTAACTGGAAGAACACATCAAATAAGAGTACATGCTGCATACATTGGTCATCCTATTGTTTTAGATAATAGATATGGAAAAAATGTTTTAGATAAAAATATAAATTTTAAAAAAAATAATAACTTATTTTTACATGCAAAAAAAATTACTTTTATACATCCAATATCTAAAAAAAAAATAACTCTCTGTGCTCCACTAAATAAAAATTTTAAAAAAATTATTGAAAAAATATTTTAG
- the rpmF gene encoding 50S ribosomal protein L32, whose protein sequence is MAVQKSKPTRSKRGMRRSHDFLQKNLNISIDQTTNELHIRHHMTKKGYYRGKKIL, encoded by the coding sequence ATGGCTGTTCAAAAAAGTAAACCTACTAGATCTAAAAGAGGAATGCGTCGATCTCATGATTTTTTACAAAAAAATTTAAATATTTCGATTGATCAAACAACAAATGAATTACATATAAGGCATCATATGACAAAAAAAGGATATTATCGAGGAAAAAAAATATTATAA